In one window of Henckelia pumila isolate YLH828 chromosome 1, ASM3356847v2, whole genome shotgun sequence DNA:
- the LOC140875798 gene encoding receptor-like protein EIX2 isoform X2, whose translation MPLRERLALLKFKDGLKHPTGGLHSWEHKKNCCKWKGILCDNHTNRVVELNLRDIELCPDYENSCGNISEALGNLFSLSYLDLSGQWLEGRIPDNLGNLTFLSHLDLSNNRLEGGIPDSLGNLMHLSHLNLSNNQLEAGIPQTFGNLTSLSHLDMSNNDGYNIPEDGWIIPEALGNMESLSLLDLSFTTLKGRIPNSLGNLTSLVELHLSYNMLDGGIPDSFGKLTSLSHLDLSANILQGGIPVTLGNITSLSHLDLSTNMFEGSIPVALWTLSSLSYLNISSNKISGTSLDSFQTSGLSYLDMSHNQMSGPVPDLSTNFPELLTLDLSLNEFNGPIPLLPRHLQILNLSKNKISGNLNGIYSDHDSINRLALLDVSDNLLTGELPSCLDNLQSLQYLNLANNYLSGEIQDSILWPSTLDSLHLWSNSFRGEIPKSLRECSGLRYLVIGENYFTGKIPAWIGESLSELSFLSLTTNYFNGSLPSTLCHLQKLQVLDISSNNISGTIPSCFNNLTSMYSKPLLPPQITYSKSPLTYRALDPTRPFCNSALYSSCLPTPVPTIPKKYDRFKVVWKGNETEENHEILYILKLIDLSENKLVGEIPSEIAGLDGLIALNLSGNHLEGSIPPTIGNVELLNFLDLSRNNLIGCIPDTLSQLNHLGILNLSYNNLSGRIPWSNHLTTFNSYSFLGNPELCGLPLSHPCPGDDQKPAGKQNFTDDNVDEMDGDKYITKGFYVSMTFGVVVGFWCVLGTLILNRTCRFAYFRMPIVIKDWMYVKIVMCWKRWT comes from the exons ATGCCATTAAG GGAAAGACTGGCGCTCCTCAAGTTTAAAGACgggctgaagcatccaactgggGGATTGCATTCTTGGGAGCACAAAAAAAATTGCTGCAAATGGAAAGGAATTCTTTGTGATAATCACACCAATCGTGTTGTGGAATTGAATCTACGAGATATAGAGTTATGCCCAGACTATGAAAATTCATGTG GTAATATTTCTGAAGCTCTAGGAAATCTGTTCTCTCTTTCCTATCTTGATCTCTCGGGCCAATGGTTGGAAGGGAGGATTCCTGATAATTTAGGGAATTTGACATTCCTTTCTCATCTGGATTTGTCGAATAATAGACTTGAAGGTGGTATCCCGGATAGTTTAGGAAACTTGATGCACCTTTCTCATCTCAATCTGTCTAATAACCAACTTGAAGCTGGTATTCCTCAAACTTTTGGGAATTTGACGTCTCTTTCGCATCTCGACATGTCTAATAATGATGGTTATAACATCCCTGAAGATG GTTGGATAATTCCTGAGGCTTTGGGGAATATGGAGTCTCTTTCCCTTTTAGATCTCTCTTTTACAACCCTTAAAGGAAGGATTCCCAACTCTTTGGGAAATCTAACATCCCTTGTCGAGCTCCATCTCTCCTACAACATGCTGGATGGCGGAATTCCTGATTCTTTCGGGAAGTTGACGTCTCTTTCTCATCTTGATCTCTCTGCTAACATTCTTCAag GTGGGATTCCGGTTACTTTGGGGAATATAACCTCGCTTTCGCATCTTGATCTCTCCACTAACATGTTTGAGGGAAGTATTCCTGTTGCTTTATGGACTCTGTCATCTCTTTCTTATCTCAACATCTCGAGTAACAAAATTTCTGGCACCAGTCTAGATAGTTTTCAGACAAgtggtttgagttatttagaTATGTCGCACAATCAGATGTCTGGCCCTGTACCTGATTTATCGACCAACTTCCCTGAGCTTCTTACATTAGACTTGAGCCTCAACGAGTTTAATGGTCCGATACCCCTTTTACCTCGACATTTACAAATTCTGAATCTAAGTAAAAATAAGATTTCCGGGAATTTGAATGGAATTTACAGTGATCATGATAGTATCAATAGGTTAGCGCTACTTGATGTTTCGGACAACCTACTAACAGGCGAGCTTCCTAGTTGTTTGGATAATTTACAATCACTCCAGTATCTTAATTTGGCAAACAATTATCTCTCTGGTGAGATTCAAGACTCAATCCTCTGGCCGAGTACTCTTGATTCGCTGCATCTTTGGAGCAATAGTTTTCGTGGGGAAATACCGAAATCATTAAGAGAGTGTAGTGGTTTGCGTTATTTGGTTATTGGAGAAAACTACTTCACGGGGAAAATACCAGCTTGGATAGGAGAAAGCCTATCAGAATTGAGTTTTCTAAGTCTGACAACCAATTATTTCAATGGTAGTTTGCCTTCAACATTGTGTCATCTTCAAAAGCTTCAGGTTTTGGACATCTCTTCCAACAACATTTCTGGGACGATACCAAGTTGTTTTAATAATTTAACGTCTATGTATTCCAAACCACTCCTTCCACCTCAAATAACGTATTCGAAATCACCCCTAACGTATCGTGCATTAGATCCTACAAGGCCGTTCTGCAATAGTGCATTATATTCTTCTTGTCTTCCTACACCAGTACCGACAATTCCAAAGAAATATGACCGTTTCAAAGTAGTGTGGAAAGGCAACGAGACAGAGGAGAACCATGAAATTCTTTATATTTTGAAACTCATTGATCTTTCCGAAAACAAGTTAGTTGGAGAAATCCCTTCTGAAATTGCGGGTCTTGATGGCCTTATTGCCTTGAACCTCTCGGGCAATCACTTGGAGGGATCCATTCCACCTACCATTGGTAACGTGGAATTGTTGAACTTTCTTGATTTATCACGAAATAACCTTATTGGTTGCATTCCGGATACCCTTTCACAACTGAATCACCTCGGAATATTGAACTTATCGTACAACAATTTGTCGGGAAGAATTCCATGGAGCAATCACTTGACGACTTTCAACTCTTATTCATTCTTAGGGAATCCCGAATTATGTGGTCTTCCTCTCTCGCATCCTTGTCCCGGAGATGATCAAAAACCTGCAGGCAAGCAAAACTTTACAGACGACAACGTTGATGAAATGGATGGAGACAAGTACATAACTAAAGGATTTTATGTCAGTATGACATTTGGTGTGGTTGTCGGATTTTGGTGTGTTCTCGGGACTCTTATTCTAAATAGAACTTGTAGATTTGCATATTTTAGGATGCCTATCGTCATAAAAGACTGGATGTATGTAAAGATAGTCATGTGCTGGAAAAGATGGACATAG
- the LOC140875798 gene encoding uncharacterized protein isoform X1: MCKSDCGYNMINFLLLAPAGTLRVTHLIVLLYIYAIKKPVVATTSSRCLDRERLALLKFKDGLKHPTGGLHSWEHKKNCCKWKGILCDNHTNRVVELNLRDIELCPDYENSCGNISEALGNLFSLSYLDLSGQWLEGRIPDNLGNLTFLSHLDLSNNRLEGGIPDSLGNLMHLSHLNLSNNQLEAGIPQTFGNLTSLSHLDMSNNDGYNIPEDGWIIPEALGNMESLSLLDLSFTTLKGRIPNSLGNLTSLVELHLSYNMLDGGIPDSFGKLTSLSHLDLSANILQGGIPVTLGNITSLSHLDLSTNMFEGSIPVALWTLSSLSYLNISSNKISGTSLDSFQTSGLSYLDMSHNQMSGPVPDLSTNFPELLTLDLSLNEFNGPIPLLPRHLQILNLSKNKISGNLNGIYSDHDSINRLALLDVSDNLLTGELPSCLDNLQSLQYLNLANNYLSGEIQDSILWPSTLDSLHLWSNSFRGEIPKSLRECSGLRYLVIGENYFTGKIPAWIGESLSELSFLSLTTNYFNGSLPSTLCHLQKLQVLDISSNNISGTIPSCFNNLTSMYSKPLLPPQITYSKSPLTYRALDPTRPFCNSALYSSCLPTPVPTIPKKYDRFKVVWKGNETEENHEILYILKLIDLSENKLVGEIPSEIAGLDGLIALNLSGNHLEGSIPPTIGNVELLNFLDLSRNNLIGCIPDTLSQLNHLGILNLSYNNLSGRIPWSNHLTTFNSYSFLGNPELCGLPLSHPCPGDDQKPAGKQNFTDDNVDEMDGDKYITKGFYVSMTFGVVVGFWCVLGTLILNRTCRFAYFRMPIVIKDWMYVKIVMCWKRWT, from the exons ATGTGTAAGTCTGATTGTGGATATAACATGATCAATTTCCTTCTCCTAGCTCCAGCTGGAACTCTGCGAGTGACACATCTCATTGTCTTGTTGTATATATATGCCATTAAG AAGCCTGTAGTTGCTACAACTTCAAGCCGGTGTCTTGACAGGGAAAGACTGGCGCTCCTCAAGTTTAAAGACgggctgaagcatccaactgggGGATTGCATTCTTGGGAGCACAAAAAAAATTGCTGCAAATGGAAAGGAATTCTTTGTGATAATCACACCAATCGTGTTGTGGAATTGAATCTACGAGATATAGAGTTATGCCCAGACTATGAAAATTCATGTG GTAATATTTCTGAAGCTCTAGGAAATCTGTTCTCTCTTTCCTATCTTGATCTCTCGGGCCAATGGTTGGAAGGGAGGATTCCTGATAATTTAGGGAATTTGACATTCCTTTCTCATCTGGATTTGTCGAATAATAGACTTGAAGGTGGTATCCCGGATAGTTTAGGAAACTTGATGCACCTTTCTCATCTCAATCTGTCTAATAACCAACTTGAAGCTGGTATTCCTCAAACTTTTGGGAATTTGACGTCTCTTTCGCATCTCGACATGTCTAATAATGATGGTTATAACATCCCTGAAGATG GTTGGATAATTCCTGAGGCTTTGGGGAATATGGAGTCTCTTTCCCTTTTAGATCTCTCTTTTACAACCCTTAAAGGAAGGATTCCCAACTCTTTGGGAAATCTAACATCCCTTGTCGAGCTCCATCTCTCCTACAACATGCTGGATGGCGGAATTCCTGATTCTTTCGGGAAGTTGACGTCTCTTTCTCATCTTGATCTCTCTGCTAACATTCTTCAag GTGGGATTCCGGTTACTTTGGGGAATATAACCTCGCTTTCGCATCTTGATCTCTCCACTAACATGTTTGAGGGAAGTATTCCTGTTGCTTTATGGACTCTGTCATCTCTTTCTTATCTCAACATCTCGAGTAACAAAATTTCTGGCACCAGTCTAGATAGTTTTCAGACAAgtggtttgagttatttagaTATGTCGCACAATCAGATGTCTGGCCCTGTACCTGATTTATCGACCAACTTCCCTGAGCTTCTTACATTAGACTTGAGCCTCAACGAGTTTAATGGTCCGATACCCCTTTTACCTCGACATTTACAAATTCTGAATCTAAGTAAAAATAAGATTTCCGGGAATTTGAATGGAATTTACAGTGATCATGATAGTATCAATAGGTTAGCGCTACTTGATGTTTCGGACAACCTACTAACAGGCGAGCTTCCTAGTTGTTTGGATAATTTACAATCACTCCAGTATCTTAATTTGGCAAACAATTATCTCTCTGGTGAGATTCAAGACTCAATCCTCTGGCCGAGTACTCTTGATTCGCTGCATCTTTGGAGCAATAGTTTTCGTGGGGAAATACCGAAATCATTAAGAGAGTGTAGTGGTTTGCGTTATTTGGTTATTGGAGAAAACTACTTCACGGGGAAAATACCAGCTTGGATAGGAGAAAGCCTATCAGAATTGAGTTTTCTAAGTCTGACAACCAATTATTTCAATGGTAGTTTGCCTTCAACATTGTGTCATCTTCAAAAGCTTCAGGTTTTGGACATCTCTTCCAACAACATTTCTGGGACGATACCAAGTTGTTTTAATAATTTAACGTCTATGTATTCCAAACCACTCCTTCCACCTCAAATAACGTATTCGAAATCACCCCTAACGTATCGTGCATTAGATCCTACAAGGCCGTTCTGCAATAGTGCATTATATTCTTCTTGTCTTCCTACACCAGTACCGACAATTCCAAAGAAATATGACCGTTTCAAAGTAGTGTGGAAAGGCAACGAGACAGAGGAGAACCATGAAATTCTTTATATTTTGAAACTCATTGATCTTTCCGAAAACAAGTTAGTTGGAGAAATCCCTTCTGAAATTGCGGGTCTTGATGGCCTTATTGCCTTGAACCTCTCGGGCAATCACTTGGAGGGATCCATTCCACCTACCATTGGTAACGTGGAATTGTTGAACTTTCTTGATTTATCACGAAATAACCTTATTGGTTGCATTCCGGATACCCTTTCACAACTGAATCACCTCGGAATATTGAACTTATCGTACAACAATTTGTCGGGAAGAATTCCATGGAGCAATCACTTGACGACTTTCAACTCTTATTCATTCTTAGGGAATCCCGAATTATGTGGTCTTCCTCTCTCGCATCCTTGTCCCGGAGATGATCAAAAACCTGCAGGCAAGCAAAACTTTACAGACGACAACGTTGATGAAATGGATGGAGACAAGTACATAACTAAAGGATTTTATGTCAGTATGACATTTGGTGTGGTTGTCGGATTTTGGTGTGTTCTCGGGACTCTTATTCTAAATAGAACTTGTAGATTTGCATATTTTAGGATGCCTATCGTCATAAAAGACTGGATGTATGTAAAGATAGTCATGTGCTGGAAAAGATGGACATAG
- the LOC140875798 gene encoding receptor-like protein EIX2 isoform X3, producing the protein MCKSDCGYNMINFLLLAPAGTLRVTHLIVLLYIYAIKKPVVATTSSRCLDRERLALLKFKDGLKHPTGGLHSWEHKKNCCKWKGILCDNHTNRVVELNLRDIELCPDYENSCGWIIPEALGNMESLSLLDLSFTTLKGRIPNSLGNLTSLVELHLSYNMLDGGIPDSFGKLTSLSHLDLSANILQGGIPVTLGNITSLSHLDLSTNMFEGSIPVALWTLSSLSYLNISSNKISGTSLDSFQTSGLSYLDMSHNQMSGPVPDLSTNFPELLTLDLSLNEFNGPIPLLPRHLQILNLSKNKISGNLNGIYSDHDSINRLALLDVSDNLLTGELPSCLDNLQSLQYLNLANNYLSGEIQDSILWPSTLDSLHLWSNSFRGEIPKSLRECSGLRYLVIGENYFTGKIPAWIGESLSELSFLSLTTNYFNGSLPSTLCHLQKLQVLDISSNNISGTIPSCFNNLTSMYSKPLLPPQITYSKSPLTYRALDPTRPFCNSALYSSCLPTPVPTIPKKYDRFKVVWKGNETEENHEILYILKLIDLSENKLVGEIPSEIAGLDGLIALNLSGNHLEGSIPPTIGNVELLNFLDLSRNNLIGCIPDTLSQLNHLGILNLSYNNLSGRIPWSNHLTTFNSYSFLGNPELCGLPLSHPCPGDDQKPAGKQNFTDDNVDEMDGDKYITKGFYVSMTFGVVVGFWCVLGTLILNRTCRFAYFRMPIVIKDWMYVKIVMCWKRWT; encoded by the exons ATGTGTAAGTCTGATTGTGGATATAACATGATCAATTTCCTTCTCCTAGCTCCAGCTGGAACTCTGCGAGTGACACATCTCATTGTCTTGTTGTATATATATGCCATTAAG AAGCCTGTAGTTGCTACAACTTCAAGCCGGTGTCTTGACAGGGAAAGACTGGCGCTCCTCAAGTTTAAAGACgggctgaagcatccaactgggGGATTGCATTCTTGGGAGCACAAAAAAAATTGCTGCAAATGGAAAGGAATTCTTTGTGATAATCACACCAATCGTGTTGTGGAATTGAATCTACGAGATATAGAGTTATGCCCAGACTATGAAAATTCATGTG GTTGGATAATTCCTGAGGCTTTGGGGAATATGGAGTCTCTTTCCCTTTTAGATCTCTCTTTTACAACCCTTAAAGGAAGGATTCCCAACTCTTTGGGAAATCTAACATCCCTTGTCGAGCTCCATCTCTCCTACAACATGCTGGATGGCGGAATTCCTGATTCTTTCGGGAAGTTGACGTCTCTTTCTCATCTTGATCTCTCTGCTAACATTCTTCAag GTGGGATTCCGGTTACTTTGGGGAATATAACCTCGCTTTCGCATCTTGATCTCTCCACTAACATGTTTGAGGGAAGTATTCCTGTTGCTTTATGGACTCTGTCATCTCTTTCTTATCTCAACATCTCGAGTAACAAAATTTCTGGCACCAGTCTAGATAGTTTTCAGACAAgtggtttgagttatttagaTATGTCGCACAATCAGATGTCTGGCCCTGTACCTGATTTATCGACCAACTTCCCTGAGCTTCTTACATTAGACTTGAGCCTCAACGAGTTTAATGGTCCGATACCCCTTTTACCTCGACATTTACAAATTCTGAATCTAAGTAAAAATAAGATTTCCGGGAATTTGAATGGAATTTACAGTGATCATGATAGTATCAATAGGTTAGCGCTACTTGATGTTTCGGACAACCTACTAACAGGCGAGCTTCCTAGTTGTTTGGATAATTTACAATCACTCCAGTATCTTAATTTGGCAAACAATTATCTCTCTGGTGAGATTCAAGACTCAATCCTCTGGCCGAGTACTCTTGATTCGCTGCATCTTTGGAGCAATAGTTTTCGTGGGGAAATACCGAAATCATTAAGAGAGTGTAGTGGTTTGCGTTATTTGGTTATTGGAGAAAACTACTTCACGGGGAAAATACCAGCTTGGATAGGAGAAAGCCTATCAGAATTGAGTTTTCTAAGTCTGACAACCAATTATTTCAATGGTAGTTTGCCTTCAACATTGTGTCATCTTCAAAAGCTTCAGGTTTTGGACATCTCTTCCAACAACATTTCTGGGACGATACCAAGTTGTTTTAATAATTTAACGTCTATGTATTCCAAACCACTCCTTCCACCTCAAATAACGTATTCGAAATCACCCCTAACGTATCGTGCATTAGATCCTACAAGGCCGTTCTGCAATAGTGCATTATATTCTTCTTGTCTTCCTACACCAGTACCGACAATTCCAAAGAAATATGACCGTTTCAAAGTAGTGTGGAAAGGCAACGAGACAGAGGAGAACCATGAAATTCTTTATATTTTGAAACTCATTGATCTTTCCGAAAACAAGTTAGTTGGAGAAATCCCTTCTGAAATTGCGGGTCTTGATGGCCTTATTGCCTTGAACCTCTCGGGCAATCACTTGGAGGGATCCATTCCACCTACCATTGGTAACGTGGAATTGTTGAACTTTCTTGATTTATCACGAAATAACCTTATTGGTTGCATTCCGGATACCCTTTCACAACTGAATCACCTCGGAATATTGAACTTATCGTACAACAATTTGTCGGGAAGAATTCCATGGAGCAATCACTTGACGACTTTCAACTCTTATTCATTCTTAGGGAATCCCGAATTATGTGGTCTTCCTCTCTCGCATCCTTGTCCCGGAGATGATCAAAAACCTGCAGGCAAGCAAAACTTTACAGACGACAACGTTGATGAAATGGATGGAGACAAGTACATAACTAAAGGATTTTATGTCAGTATGACATTTGGTGTGGTTGTCGGATTTTGGTGTGTTCTCGGGACTCTTATTCTAAATAGAACTTGTAGATTTGCATATTTTAGGATGCCTATCGTCATAAAAGACTGGATGTATGTAAAGATAGTCATGTGCTGGAAAAGATGGACATAG